CTAATGGTTGTGCTCCAATTGCCTTGGAAACTTATCCTAAGCTCCATCTGAATTTCAGAGTTTATGCGGTAGATGTTCTCTCTCAACCTAATAAGAGTGCGGGCACCCGACTAAGCATGAAGGATAAATCTTACGGACAATGGATGCATGATGTAATAGATGAATTGCAATTGGAAAAAGTAAGCCTGCTGGGCTTCTCCTTTGGTGGTCTGGTTATCTTAAAAAGTCTGGAGTATTCTAGTAGTAAAATCGATCAGGTGTTTTTAGCAGCGCCGGCTTATATCGTAAATGGCAATCCTTTGCGCAACTTATGGACGATTTTCAGACCGATGAAAAAGTACATGAAGTCGAAAGACATCAAATACCTGAAACAATTTCTATCGGATGTATTCTCCGAACCAAATGAATTTGCGCTTAAGTTTTTAGCTCAGGTCTTCTTGCATTTCAAAATGGATTTCAGTCCCGTTCCCAGGATTTCCAAAGCAGCTGCTCAAGCAATCACCACACCTATTACCCTATTTGCTGCAGAAAATGACCTTATGTTTCCAGGGCCAAAAATGATTAAAAGGGCTCGTCAAATTTTCCCCTCCCTCAAGGAGGCTTATCTACTTGAAAATTCGAAGCATGTCCAAAACAGAAATGATAATTCGAAAATCGAATCTTTGGTCAGAGACAGCTACCAGCCCTAAATCGTGCTTGAGGAAAACATGGGAAGACTGCTCTACTTCTTCTGATAAGCCCTTTTCTTAATGCGGCTCATCGATTCCGGGGTGATCCCCAAATAGCTGGCGATTTGATGCTGGGGCACCCGATTCATTAGTTGGGGATTGTTCTCCATTAAATCTTTGAAACGCTCTTCAGGGCTCGAGCTCATAAAAAAGGCCATTCTTTCTTGTAAAGCTCCGGCTTCTTTTTCTACTTCCTGACTCAAGAACTCTTTAAGCCGTGGAAGGCGCTCGCACATTTGATCAATTAAGGATTGTGTCCCGACGGTCAGCACGCAATCCTCTGCACAGACCAGGTAGTGCTTAGAGGCCAAGTGATTTGTATAACTGGAAAATGAATTCACCGCTTGACCTTCCGTGAAAAATGCCGTGGTTTTCTCTTGCCCATCTTTTAAACGGTACTCCCGAACACAGCCTTTTATAACCGCATAGCACTCTTTGGCAATCTCACCTTCACTCAATAAAACATGCCCTTTCTTAAATGCTTTTAAATTGGTTTTCTCAACAATGATATCTACCTCCTCCGCTTTTAGAAAGGGAAAGCTGGTGATTAGTTTACGTAGTTCCACTTGTAGA
The Croceimicrobium hydrocarbonivorans genome window above contains:
- a CDS encoding Crp/Fnr family transcriptional regulator codes for the protein MTDLQVELRKLITSFPFLKAEEVDIIVEKTNLKAFKKGHVLLSEGEIAKECYAVIKGCVREYRLKDGQEKTTAFFTEGQAVNSFSSYTNHLASKHYLVCAEDCVLTVGTQSLIDQMCERLPRLKEFLSQEVEKEAGALQERMAFFMSSSPEERFKDLMENNPQLMNRVPQHQIASYLGITPESMSRIKKRAYQKK
- a CDS encoding alpha/beta fold hydrolase, with protein sequence MNPYFKSQAGQEKILNLYDQKLQELNIDYDSITLKTSFGETHIIAAGNIHLPPLIIVHGSNGCAPIALETYPKLHLNFRVYAVDVLSQPNKSAGTRLSMKDKSYGQWMHDVIDELQLEKVSLLGFSFGGLVILKSLEYSSSKIDQVFLAAPAYIVNGNPLRNLWTIFRPMKKYMKSKDIKYLKQFLSDVFSEPNEFALKFLAQVFLHFKMDFSPVPRISKAAAQAITTPITLFAAENDLMFPGPKMIKRARQIFPSLKEAYLLENSKHVQNRNDNSKIESLVRDSYQP